The sequence CAGTCAGCGGGGACCAGCCCTGACCCAGGCCTGGGTGCCActgtcccctccccaggccctgaAGCCTCCTGCCACTGAGCTGTGTAAGTGCTGCGTACAGGGCAGAGTGGCTGCCTTGTCACTGCCTTTACGTGCGGTCATCTCCTAGGGCCTCCGGGTCCCCGCCTGGGCGGAGTACGTCAGGTGTGGCATCATCTGCAGCTGGTtgcccccattttgcagatgaggaggtGGACAGGCAGGCGGTTAAATGAGTCCTCGAGCTCCTGACTTCACTGAACAACCAGCTGTCCTCCCCAGATGATTTTGTCCTTTCCCATTTCAGCTTTCCCGCACAATGGGGCAGAAAAAGCAGCGAGCGTTGGAGGCCAAGCGGCATCAGAGCCCATCAGATGGGACCCAGACGCCTTCCCCCAAGGAGCTGCACCTGGGGCCACCCGCGACCGTGGGCCCCACACGCAGCATCTATTTCTCAAGCCCGGAGGGCCGTCCTGCTCGCCTGGGATCAGCATTTTTCGACCAGCCCGCAGTGTCCCTGGCCCGGGCATTTCTCGGACAGGTAATAGAAATGTAGCAGCGTGGCCTCCGCGTGAAGAGTCACCACCGGGCAGCGTCTGTGGGCACAGCCCTCTTCCCGCTGGGCTCACGTCCCTGACTTGGCCCTGCCTGTCCTCAGGCAGTCAGCCGCTTTGCCCACACTTGCCCTGAGGAGCTTCACCTGAGTCgcctggggcaggggctgggcgCAGGGTTGGCTCAGAAGAATGCCGAGGTTGTTGGGGTGCCTGCCTGCTCTGGGCAGTGAGAGTGAggaggcagcagctgcagcatcagACTTTCCACTTGGGGCGTGGGAGCACTGGCCCTGGTCTGCCTGGGATGCCTGCAGGGCAGGCAGGTTTCTCACAAGGACTGTGGTCCGTGCTGGCCCTGTCACCTGCCCTGTCCCCTGGCACAGCCACTGCCCTGCCGGAGTTGGTCTGTGTGTAGTGCCTTAGACACACAGCAGCCGAGCCCACGGCACACAGGCTGTCCTGCATCGGCACGGGCTGGCGACAGCCTCTTCCTTGCCACTGGCTCGCTTCCCGGCAGCACCTGCAGCCCTGACCCCTGGGATGGGCGCCGGATGCCCAGCGCCCGTCGGGGAGCCTGCTCCAGGCGGCGTGCGCACAGCATGTGCCGCATCTGTGTGGAGCACCATCGGGCTACAGTCCTGGTGCCAGGCCCTGGCTTCCTGGTCGCCCTGGAGGCTCGGTGGCTACGTCGTGTCCTTTAATGAGCACACCGTGAGGTTAAAATAGCCAAGGAGAGTCAGTTTCTGTGGCTATTTGAAAACTGGTGCCAAGAACAGACCCTAAAATGTAAGCTAGTGGAGCGTGATCTAAAGTGTGCACTCGTCCAGAAGGGAGCAGTCTGTTCCCCTGAGGATGCTCTGGGCTTCAGGGGCCAGGAGGTCCTGAAAGCATGTGGAGTCAGAAGAGGTTATGACCTCACACGAAGTGGCATGGGGGCAGGTGAGTCCAGCGTCCCGTCGAGGACCCCAGGTCCTCACAGGCTCCCCCTGGGCTCCCAGCATGCCCATTTGAGCCTGAGGGTGGACAGGGCATTGTCCAGCAGAGAAGGGAAGGTCTTATCCCGTATACTCCTTTCCTTCAGGAGGAGAACCTTTCTCAGACTCTCCCAGTGGATGTCCTCTGTAGAGCCCATACCAGGCTTGGGTCTTGCACTCATCCTCGGGCAGGTCAGCGCAAGGAGCTACGGGTTGCCGCAACAGCCCAAACCACTCTGTGTCCCCTCGTGGGTTGAGAAGGGTCCTCTCAGGACCCCCACCAGCAAGCAGGAGATGTTTGTGATGGGCTGAGGGGCAGCCGACTCCTGCTGTCTGAGAGAAGGTCGTGAGATTCGGAGTAGAAGCAGACCATGAGCACAGGGCTGCAGGAGGCTCCACCCACCCGACGGCGGCGCAGAAATCAGGCTGTTTCCTGACCCTGGCCAGACACAGTGGGCTCCGTGGGTTAAGGGGCAGTGGCCTGGCCATCCGCTCGATTGCTCTAGCCTAAGGACAAGGCAGGTGCTGGGGACGTCCTGGGGAAGTGGCCATCCCCGATACTCCACCGTGAACCCTGGTTGAGTCAGACCTGGGGCTGCAGACACTGGGCATGCCTGCCAGCCATTCTCAGGGCCAGGCCACGGTGGTGCAGGCGTTGGGCACGGGGGCTCCAGGCAGGTGGGCCCGGCTCTGACGTGCCCAGCACTCCTCAGGGCCCTGACTCCCCTGAGGCCTGCTCTCCTTGGTGCTCTGCTGGCCCCAGGGGACAGCCCCTGACAGCCGCCCCTGCCCTGTGCTCAGCCAGCCTCTGTCCCCCGCTGGACCCAACCCCAGACCCACCCAGTCCCCGCCCCAGGGTGTTGTCCAAGGCAGCCAGCGCCAGGCCCACCTCCCCAGCCCACTGCCTGTGCTTGACCCCCAGTTCAAGGAGCTTGGCACcccggggctgggggccaggctggggcACCGTGGGGCAGCTGGTCTTGCTGCTTTCAGAGCTGGCTGCGTGGGCACTGAGCACGACAGCCCTTTGCAGTTGGTCTGGGTGGAAAGCTCCACGGGCCCTGGAATCCTGGGCAGGGCCCTGTGCCCTTCACACCGCTCAGCCCCAGGCTAAGTGTCAGGTCCGGGGGCACTGGGCGGGGGGGCGCAGGGCCCCCGTGAGAGGAGGCGTGAGGACTCGCTTGTGCTGAGCACACCCCGGCTCTGGCTGGCCCAGGCTAGCTGCGCCGTGGACGGGACACTCGCTGAGCAAGGCCCGTGGCCCGCGGCCCAGCGGGATGGGGGGCGCAATGGCCGGACCGGCTGTATGCAGATGTCCCGGGACATCCCAAGCTGGGGAGGGGCGTCCAGGCTGCGGGCCATCAGCAGGGAACGAGCCCCCTTCTTCCTCCCCGGAGCAGATCTTAGTCCGACGACTGGATGACGGCACAGAGCTCCGCGGCCGCATCGTGGAGACTGAGGCATACTTGGGGCCAGAGGATGAAGCTGCCCATTCAAGGGGCGGCCGGCAGACCCCCCGCAACCGTGGCATGTTCATGAAGCCTGGGACCCTCTACGTGTATCTTATCTATGGCATATACTTCTGCATGAACGTCTCCAGCCGAGGTGAGGAGGACCGGGGGGCAGGTGTCTGAGCCAGGGGCGCCTTGGGAGCGAGGCTGCGGCGTCACCCTGGCTGCATTACCAGTGGCTCAGAGATAGACCTGAACCCAGAGCGGCCGGTGCAGGGGCCCCCGGTGGCCACTGGTGCCGCTGCTGGCGCGGGAGGACTCGGAGGGGGCGACTGTAGGGAAACGATGGTGCGATCAATTTGGGGTGCTCTGGGCTCAGGCAGGAGCCTCAGCAGTGGGCAGTCACAGGGTCTCAGCAGGGATGACCCTGCCACCGTGGGGAACACGAGGCAATGTCTGGATGTTCTCGGCCGTCAGAGCCCTGGCGTGCTCCTGGCTTCCCGTGCGTACGAGTCAGGGAGGGTGCGCACTGTTCATGACACATAGGACGCCCGACTCCACAGAGAATCGTGGCCCCAGGGTCAGCGGTGCCAAATGGAGAGAGGCTGATCTAGAGCTCTCCCTCGTTGGGGGACCCACCAGGTCCTTCGTGGATAGGCACCTCTGTTTTCTTGGGCGTCTGTGCTGGGAAAGAAGCGCCCGGCAGTAGGTCTCCCTAGCCCAGTCTGGCCAGCCAGTCCCAGAGTCCGTCTGCTGAGCCTCCGTCCCAAGATGAAGACTTGGGATGTCAGGGCTGTCGGTCACACTGGAGAATTCCAGTGACGTGCGAGTTGTGATCGCCCAGAGTGGACAGCTGCAGATGCTGAGTGTGATCCGCAGGCTGGAGGATGCGAGGAGCCCTGACTGGCCCTGCACCCCGCCCCGCAGAAGGCAGTTATGTGCAGCTGAGTGATAGGGACTGCCCCAGGGGCCTGTTATCTCCCAGAGAACCTTCCAGTGGCCAAGCTTTTCTTTGGCATTAGAACCAACCCCTCGTGAGGGGAGACTGCACTTGGACAAGGGGATGCGGTTGGTGAGGAAGGGAAGGCGTTTTGGGGGGTACAGTTGGACCGGGCAGATGAGGGAGGTAATGTGTTCCTTTCTGGTCATGTGACCAGGATGCCCAGGAACGTCTTGGTCAGGGGAGCAGAAAACCGCAGGGTGTAGACTGCTGGGGCCAAGCATCAtccaggagggagggaagggcagCGGGGCCGGTCTGTGCCTGCAGGGTGGAGGCCTGGCGGAGACCGAGCAGCTGCtgcgggtggggggcggggggcaggggggaggatAGGGAGGCCCAGTGGGAAGAGCTGGGGCTGCACGCACACGCATCCTCGGAGAGGAGCGGTGAGCTGCTCCCCTGACCTGTGTGCAGGTGGCACCCAGCGCGCTTGGTGGAACCAGAGGGAGCTGTGCAGCTGGTGAGGGAGAGCCCAGGAATCATGGAGGGACTAGAGCCCAGGCTTGGGCGCCCTCAGGCCATCCTGAAATGCTTTGAAAAGTGGCTGGTTAAGGCTTGCGGGCTGTGCAGGAGGCCAGCTCCTGGGTGCTGTTGGGAAGCCCTGTGTGGCTAAGGCCCGGGAGAGACTGGGCTGCCCACGCGTCAGGCTGAGCCCCTCAGATCCCAGCAGGTGGGGCAGACTCCGGGCCCAGAACAACCCCAGTGCTCAGCTGGGGATCAAGGGCTCTGGACAGACATGTCTTCTCTGGGGAATCCCAGGCCCTGGGTGTCAGCCATTCCTCAGTGGCCTGGACTGGAGGGGGAGAGGGCGGGCCCCGAGGTGGGGAGCTATGTTGGCACCTCTCCCCATTGGGTCACAGGGTGGGGCTCACCTGCACCCTGTGTACACTGGGGGCTGATGGGCATATGCCCATGGGGGGCCATCTCTGGGGCTTCCATTGCCTACCGACCTTACAGTTAGCACCAGTCATACAAACCAGAGGAAGCCAGGGAGCTCAATGCCTCCCTAGCTGGTAGGCACGCGGCCAGAGGTGCCCGTAGGAGGCACAGGTGAGCAGGACGGGTGGCAGGCACAGGGTCTGGGCAGAGAGTGAGCACAGGTGTCCCCAGCCGCTCTGGTCGGGCCTTGGATAGGAGAACCACAGCCTGGAAGCTCCATCTCCCACAGGGGACGGGGCGTGTGTCCTGCTCCGAGCGCTGGAGCCCCTGGGGGGCCTGGAGGCCATGCGGCAACTTCGCCACGCCCTCCGCAAAGGCGCTGCGGGACGAGCCCTCAAAGACCGTGAGCTCTGCAACGGCCCCTCCAagctgtgccaggccctggccaTCGACAGGAGCTTCGACCAGCGCGACCTGGCCAGGGATGAGTCTGTGTGGCTGGAGCAGGGCCCCCCCGAGCCCAGTGAGCCAGCCGTGGTGGCGGCAGCCCGTGTGGGCATAGGCCAGGCTGGCGAGTGGGCCCAGAAGCCCCTGCGCTTCTACGTACGGGGCAGCCCCTGGGTCAGCGTGGTGGACAGGGCGGCAGAGCGGGACACACAGACTGGAGCCAGGGCCTGCTCCCACGGGGACTTTTAATTGTTTACAAACGAAATAAATGCTGTGTTTCTACAACAGTGTCCTTTGCACCTTGGCCAGAGGCCCCCTGGCAGCCAGCTCTGCTCCGGTGACCCAGGG is a genomic window of Bubalus kerabau isolate K-KA32 ecotype Philippines breed swamp buffalo chromosome 23, PCC_UOA_SB_1v2, whole genome shotgun sequence containing:
- the MPG gene encoding DNA-3-methyladenine glycosylase; the encoded protein is MHILARHRPWYLPTPPHHPLPSSFPRPSALHVHPKTTTAPAGAQSRLLRDQASWRSDHQPVEECVLRLRGGGWTRWTTVQVWRGEWGHATGRAGLPPSSAQAPAPPPDQAVLPGGLLGGLRAGGSEAAAGRREPARRGAQLSRTMGQKKQRALEAKRHQSPSDGTQTPSPKELHLGPPATVGPTRSIYFSSPEGRPARLGSAFFDQPAVSLARAFLGQILVRRLDDGTELRGRIVETEAYLGPEDEAAHSRGGRQTPRNRGMFMKPGTLYVYLIYGIYFCMNVSSRGDGACVLLRALEPLGGLEAMRQLRHALRKGAAGRALKDRELCNGPSKLCQALAIDRSFDQRDLARDESVWLEQGPPEPSEPAVVAAARVGIGQAGEWAQKPLRFYVRGSPWVSVVDRAAERDTQTGARACSHGDF